A single window of Aphidius gifuensis isolate YNYX2018 linkage group LG1, ASM1490517v1, whole genome shotgun sequence DNA harbors:
- the LOC122847434 gene encoding casein kinase I-like isoform X2: MAMLVGPLGKSEFVVGGKYRLLRKIGSGSFGDIYLGINISNGEEVAVKLENIRARHPQLLYESKLYKILNGGIGIPHIRWYGQERDWNVLVMDLLGPSLEDLFTFCSRRFTIKTVLMLADQMIGRIEYVHCKHFIHRDIKPDNFLMGIGRHCNKLFIIDFGLAKKFRDSRTRSHILYREDKNLTGTARYASINAHLGIEQSRRDDMESLGYVLMYFNRGSLPWQGLKAATKKQKYEKISEKKMSTPVEVLCKGFPAEFAMYINYTKGLRFDESPDYMYLRQLFRILFRTLNHQYDYTFDWTMLKQKIGTSVSGTVPGVAATALPGTTGQGAP, encoded by the exons ATGGCGATGCTTGTTGGACCGCTTGGTAAATCTGAATTTGTCGTTGGTGGAAAGTACCGGCTTTTGAGGAAAATTGGATCAGGATCATTTGGCGACATTTATCTTGGCATCAACATTTCCAATGGCGAG gAAGTTGCTGTTAAATTGGAAAACATACGAGCACGTCATCCACAATTGCTTTATGaatcaaaattatacaaaattctTAATGGTGGTATTGGTATACCACACATACGCTG gTATGGACAGGAGAGAGATTGGAATGTACTTGTGATGGATTTACTTGGTCCATCATTGGAAGATCTATTCACATTTTGTTCTCGAAGATTTACCATTAAAACAGTTCTAATGTTGGCTGATCAAATGATAGGAAGAATTGAATATGTACATTGCAAACATTTTATTCACAGAGATATTAAaccagataattttttaatgggAATTGGTCGTCATTGTAACAAG CTTTTCATCATTGATTTTGGTTTAGCTAAAAAGTTTCGAGATAGTCGTACAAGATCTCACATACTTTATCGtgaagacaaaaatttaacagGTACAGCTAGATATGCATCAATAAATGCTCATTTGGGAATTGAACAAAGTCGTCGTGATGATATGGAATCACTTGGTTATGTGTTAATGTACTTTAATCGTGGCTCATTACCTTGGCAAGGTCTCAAAGCTgcaactaaaaaacaaaaatatgaaaaaatcagtgaaaaaaaaatgtcaacgCCTGTTGAAGTACTCTGcaag ggTTTTCCAGCAGAATTTGCAATGtacataaattatacaaaaggTCTTCGTTTTGATGAAAGTCCCGACTACATGTACCTACGTCAACTCTTCCGAATTTTGTTCCGTACCTTGAATCATCAATATGATTACACATTTGACTGGACGatgttgaaacaaaaaattggtACATCTGTATCAGGTACTGTTCCTGGTGTTGCAGCAACAGCATTGCCTGGAACAACTGGACAAG GAGCGCCTTAA
- the LOC122847434 gene encoding casein kinase I-like isoform X1, translated as MAMLVGPLGKSEFVVGGKYRLLRKIGSGSFGDIYLGINISNGEEVAVKLENIRARHPQLLYESKLYKILNGGIGIPHIRWYGQERDWNVLVMDLLGPSLEDLFTFCSRRFTIKTVLMLADQMIGRIEYVHCKHFIHRDIKPDNFLMGIGRHCNKLFIIDFGLAKKFRDSRTRSHILYREDKNLTGTARYASINAHLGIEQSRRDDMESLGYVLMYFNRGSLPWQGLKAATKKQKYEKISEKKMSTPVEVLCKGFPAEFAMYINYTKGLRFDESPDYMYLRQLFRILFRTLNHQYDYTFDWTMLKQKIGTSVSGTVPGVAATALPGTTGQGQQTTTEANAQAVRARESIDLI; from the exons ATGGCGATGCTTGTTGGACCGCTTGGTAAATCTGAATTTGTCGTTGGTGGAAAGTACCGGCTTTTGAGGAAAATTGGATCAGGATCATTTGGCGACATTTATCTTGGCATCAACATTTCCAATGGCGAG gAAGTTGCTGTTAAATTGGAAAACATACGAGCACGTCATCCACAATTGCTTTATGaatcaaaattatacaaaattctTAATGGTGGTATTGGTATACCACACATACGCTG gTATGGACAGGAGAGAGATTGGAATGTACTTGTGATGGATTTACTTGGTCCATCATTGGAAGATCTATTCACATTTTGTTCTCGAAGATTTACCATTAAAACAGTTCTAATGTTGGCTGATCAAATGATAGGAAGAATTGAATATGTACATTGCAAACATTTTATTCACAGAGATATTAAaccagataattttttaatgggAATTGGTCGTCATTGTAACAAG CTTTTCATCATTGATTTTGGTTTAGCTAAAAAGTTTCGAGATAGTCGTACAAGATCTCACATACTTTATCGtgaagacaaaaatttaacagGTACAGCTAGATATGCATCAATAAATGCTCATTTGGGAATTGAACAAAGTCGTCGTGATGATATGGAATCACTTGGTTATGTGTTAATGTACTTTAATCGTGGCTCATTACCTTGGCAAGGTCTCAAAGCTgcaactaaaaaacaaaaatatgaaaaaatcagtgaaaaaaaaatgtcaacgCCTGTTGAAGTACTCTGcaag ggTTTTCCAGCAGAATTTGCAATGtacataaattatacaaaaggTCTTCGTTTTGATGAAAGTCCCGACTACATGTACCTACGTCAACTCTTCCGAATTTTGTTCCGTACCTTGAATCATCAATATGATTACACATTTGACTGGACGatgttgaaacaaaaaattggtACATCTGTATCAGGTACTGTTCCTGGTGTTGCAGCAACAGCATTGCCTGGAACAACTGGACAAGGTCAGCAGACAACTACTGAAGCCAACGCACAGGCTGTCAGGGCCAGAGAATCGATAGATCttatctaa
- the LOC122847436 gene encoding casein kinase I-like → MAEQHRQAPIPIIIGAQYKLTKKIGSGSFGVIYHAVNLLNGQEVAVKLENNKTRHPQLESESKLYKYLVGPGVPRTFWYGQEKDWNVLVMDLLGPSLEDLFNFCSRKFTIKTVLMLADQMIKRLEYLHNKHFIHRDIKPDNFLMGIGRHCNKLFLIDFGLAKRFRDHRRIHILYREDKNLTGTARYASINAHQGIEQSRRDDMESLGYVLMYFVNGALPWQGLKAGTKKQKYDRICEKKMSTPLEVLCKNMPAEFVTYLQYTRDLRFDECPDYVFLYQQFRMLSFKLHTPYDYIFDWTILKQNRPSNLPSNFVDKESITAQLINHV, encoded by the exons atggcaGAACAACATAGGCAAGCTCCAATACCAATAATAATTGGTGCACAATAtaaacttacaaaaaaaattggatcaGGATCATTTGGTGTTATTTATCATGCAGTTAATTTGCTGAATGGCCAG GAGGTGGCTGTAAAACTTGAAAACAACAAGACACGTCATCCACAGTTGGAGTCTGaatcaaaattatacaaataccTTGTTGGTCCTGGTGTTCCACGGACtttttg GTATGGACAAGAGAAAGATTGGAATGTACTTGTGATGGATTTACTTGGACCATCGTTAgaagatttatttaatttttgttctcGAAAATTTACCATTAAAACAGTTCTCATGTTGGCTGACCAAATGATTAAAAGACTTGAATATCTACATAACAAACATTTTATTCACAGAGATATTAAaccagataattttttaatgggAATTGGTCGTCATTGTAACAAG CTTTTTCTCATTGATTTTGGTTTAGCTAAAAGGTTTCGAGATCATCGAAGAATTCACATACTTTATCgtgaagataaaaatttaacaggtACAGCTAGATATGCATCAATAAATGCTCATCAAGGAATTGAACAAAGTCGTCGTGATGATATGGAATCACTTGGTTATGTATTAATGTACTTTGTTAATGGTGCATTACCTTGGCAAGGTCTCAAAGCTGGCACCAAGAAACAAAAATACGATAgaatatgtgaaaaaaaaatgtcaacacCTCTTGAAGTACTCTGCAAg aatATGCCAGCTGAATTTGTAACGTATCTACAGTATACAAGAGATCTTCGTTTTGACGAATGTCCCGACTACGTGTTTCTCTACCAACAATTTAGAATGTTGAGCTTTAAATTGCATACACCATATGACTACATATTTGACTGGACAATATTAAAGCAAAATAGACCATCTAATCTTCCTTCAAATTTTGTCGACAAAGAAAGTATTACAGCACAGTTGATAAATCATGTATGA
- the LOC122847907 gene encoding casein kinase I-like: MAQVDPRVPLWVAEKYKVIKKIGSGSFGEIYNAINTSNGEEVAIKFESIHARHPQLLYESRLYKLLSGGTGIPQTRWYGQERNWNVLVMDLLGPSLEDLFTFCSRKFTMKTVLMLADQMITRIEYVHGKHFIHRDIKPDNFMMGNKRQCNKLYIIDFGLAKKFFDRRTNSHILYNEGKSLTGTARYASINAHQGIEQSRRDDMEALGYVFMYFNRGSLPWQGIRANTRKQKYEKIKEKKMSTSIEELCENFPTEFAMYLCYTKNLRFEERPDYMYLRKIFHILFRSLNYQYDYIFDWSIMMRKPENSMPITITRVETPLNQ; the protein is encoded by the exons atggctCAAGTTGATCCAAGAGTTCCACTTTGGgttgctgaaaaatataaagttatcaaaaaaattggatCAGGATCATTTGGTGAAATTTACAATGCAATCAACACATCAAACGGCgag gaAGTTGCTATTAAATTTGAGTCTATTCATGCACGTCATCCACAATTGCTTTATGAATCAAGGCTGTACAAACTTCTCAGTGGTGGTACTGGTATCCCCCAAACTCgttg GTATGGACAAGAGAGAAATTGGAATGTACTTGTGATGGATTTACTTGGTCCATCATTGGAAGATCTTTTTACATTTTGTTCTCGAAAATTTACCATGAAAACAGTTCTCATGTTGGCTGATCAAATGATCACCAGAATTGAATATGTACATGGTAAACATTTTATTCATCGAGACATTAAACCAGATAATTTTATGATGGGAAATAAACGACAATGTAATAAA TTATACATCATTGATTTTGGCttagctaaaaaatttttcgacaGACGTACCAATAGTCACATACTTTATAATGAAGGAAAAAGTTTGACTGGTACCGCACGATATGCATCAATAAATGCTCATCAAGGAATTGAACAAAGTCGTCGTGATGACATGGAAGCATTGGGATatgtttttatgtattttaatcgTGGCTCATTACCTTGGCAAGGTATCAGAGCAAATActagaaaacaaaaatatgaaaaaattaaagaaaaaaaaatgtcaacgtCTATTGAAGAATTGTGTGAG aattttccaACAGAATTTGCAATGTATTTatgttatacaaaaaatttacgttTTGAAGAGAGACCAGATTACATGTATCTacgtaaaatatttcatattttatttcgctcattaaattatcaatatgattatatatttgattggTCAATAATGATGAGAAAGCCAGAAAATTCTATGCCAATTACAATCACACGAGTGGAAACACCattgaatcaataa
- the LOC122847439 gene encoding casein kinase I-like isoform X1, whose amino-acid sequence MSNKIGLILGEEDNKFIIIREIESDEFEGIYEAHHIKDKQMKVEVKFERINASSSLLYREKKIYDTLDGVIGIPSIHWYGQEKDCNVLVMDSLGLSLESLLSWCSGKFSVKTVFMIADQLIQRIECIHRRNIIHRDIHPENIVIGNKPNDNQLFIVNFGLAQEYQKKISHDQYHIYKHIAYSDNVRPTGPVRFSSINTHLKIEHSRRDDLETLGYVLLYLSRGSLPWDNIKAVSNEQKIEKIKEIKMGTSNSTLCEGFPHLLEYLNYAKNLKFDETPDYFYIRSLLRIRFLKLNYKYDWIFDWM is encoded by the exons ATGAGTAATAAAATTGGTTTAATTTTGGGTGaagaagataataaatttatcataattcgTGAAATTGAATCAGATGAATTTGAGGGTATTTATGAAGCTCATCACATAAAAGATAAACAG atGAAAGTGGAAGTTAAATTTGAGCGAATCAACGCATCATCTTCTTTACTatatcgtgaaaaaaaaatatatgatacaCTTGATGGTGTCATTGGAATTCCATCTATTCattg gtatggTCAAGAAAAAGATTGCAACGTTCTTGTGATGGATTCACTGGGGCTATCATTAGAAAGTCTTTTGTCATGGTGCTCTGGAAAATTTTCTGTCAAAACAGTATTCATGATTGCTGATCAACTGATTCAACGAATTGAATGCATTCACCgaagaaatattattcatcGAGATATTCATCCAGAAAACATTGTCATTGGAAACAAACCAAACGACAACCag CTTTTCATAGTCAACTTTGGCCTTGCTCAAgaatatcaaaagaaaatatctCATGATCAATATCATATTTACAAACATATAGCTTACAGTGATAATGTTAGACCAACAGGACCAGTTagattttcttcaataaatacACACTTAAAAATTGAACATAGTCGTCGTGATGATTTGGAAACGCTGGGCTATGTGTTGTTATATTTGAGTCGAGGTTCATTGCCTTGGGATAATATCAAGGCTGTCAGTAATGAACaaaagattgaaaaaattaaggaAATCAAAATGGGAACAAGCAACAGTACACTGTGTGAG GGTTTTCCACACTTAttggaatatttaaattatgcaAAAAATCTCAAGTTTGATGAGACTCCagactatttttatatacgtaGCTTATTGAGAATTAGATTCCTCAagctaaattataaatatgattgGATATTTGATTGGATGTAA
- the LOC122847439 gene encoding casein kinase I-like isoform X2, with amino-acid sequence MLINDKLILQVSRSPSMKMKVEVKFERINASSSLLYREKKIYDTLDGVIGIPSIHWYGQEKDCNVLVMDSLGLSLESLLSWCSGKFSVKTVFMIADQLIQRIECIHRRNIIHRDIHPENIVIGNKPNDNQLFIVNFGLAQEYQKKISHDQYHIYKHIAYSDNVRPTGPVRFSSINTHLKIEHSRRDDLETLGYVLLYLSRGSLPWDNIKAVSNEQKIEKIKEIKMGTSNSTLCEGFPHLLEYLNYAKNLKFDETPDYFYIRSLLRIRFLKLNYKYDWIFDWM; translated from the exons atGAAAGTGGAAGTTAAATTTGAGCGAATCAACGCATCATCTTCTTTACTatatcgtgaaaaaaaaatatatgatacaCTTGATGGTGTCATTGGAATTCCATCTATTCattg gtatggTCAAGAAAAAGATTGCAACGTTCTTGTGATGGATTCACTGGGGCTATCATTAGAAAGTCTTTTGTCATGGTGCTCTGGAAAATTTTCTGTCAAAACAGTATTCATGATTGCTGATCAACTGATTCAACGAATTGAATGCATTCACCgaagaaatattattcatcGAGATATTCATCCAGAAAACATTGTCATTGGAAACAAACCAAACGACAACCag CTTTTCATAGTCAACTTTGGCCTTGCTCAAgaatatcaaaagaaaatatctCATGATCAATATCATATTTACAAACATATAGCTTACAGTGATAATGTTAGACCAACAGGACCAGTTagattttcttcaataaatacACACTTAAAAATTGAACATAGTCGTCGTGATGATTTGGAAACGCTGGGCTATGTGTTGTTATATTTGAGTCGAGGTTCATTGCCTTGGGATAATATCAAGGCTGTCAGTAATGAACaaaagattgaaaaaattaaggaAATCAAAATGGGAACAAGCAACAGTACACTGTGTGAG GGTTTTCCACACTTAttggaatatttaaattatgcaAAAAATCTCAAGTTTGATGAGACTCCagactatttttatatacgtaGCTTATTGAGAATTAGATTCCTCAagctaaattataaatatgattgGATATTTGATTGGATGTAA